In the Streptomyces coeruleoprunus genome, CGCCAGGTCGGGGTCGACCACATCGTCGTCGCCCTCAACAAGGCGGACGCGGGCGACGACGAGCTGACCGACCTGGTCGAGCTGGAGGTGCGCGAGCTGCTCACCGCGCACGGTTACGGCGGCGACTCCGTCCCCGTCGTCCGGGTCTCCGGGCTGAAGGCCCTGGAGGGCGACCCGCGCTGGACCGGCGCCGTCGAGGCGCTGCTCGACGCGGTGGACACGTATGTGCCCATGCCCGTGCGCTACGTGGAGGCGCCGTTCCTGATGCCGGTGGAGAACGTCCTGACGATCACCGGACGCGGGACGGTCGTCACCGGGGCCGTCGAGCGCGGCACGGTACGGGTCGGGGACCGGGTGCAGGTGCTCGGCGCCGGGACGGAGACCGTCGTCACGGGTCTGGAGACCTTCGGCAAGCCCATGGAGTCCGCCCAGGCCGGCGACAACGTGGCGCTGCTGCTCCGTGGGGTGCCGCGCGACGCGGTCCGGCGGGGGCACGTCGTCGCGGAGCCCGGCAGCGTGCGGCCGCGCCGCCGGTTCACGGCGCAGGTGTACGTGTTGGCGCAGCGCGAGGGCGGCCGCGCCACGCCGGTGTCGACGGGGTATCGGCCGCAGTTCTACATCCGTACGGCGGACGTGGTCGGGGACGTCGACCTGGGGGAGGCGGCCGTGGTGCGGCCGGGGGAGACGGTCACCATGACCGTGACCCTGGGCCGTGACGTACCGCTTGAGGCGGGGCTCGGCTTCGCGATCCGCGAGGGCGGCCGCACGGTGGGCGCGGGCACGGTGACGGAGGTGCTGTGAACGCGTTCCGTGACAGGGGCTCCGTGACGGGCTCCGTGACCGGGGTTCCGTGAGCGCTGGGACAATGGGACGGTGAACGAGCCCATCCCCGTCCTCCGCGCCGTCGACGGCGGCACCGCCAAGCTCATGCCGGACGTGGACCGGGACAGGGCCTGGCTGCTGACCGTCGACGGCGCACCCCAGTCGTACGTCGACCTCGACGAGCCGACGCACCTGGAGTTCGAGTACGCCCGCCGGCTCGCCCATGTCGTGGACCGGGTCGGCGACGAGGGCGCCCCGCTCGACGTCGTCCACCTCGGCGGCGGCGCGCTCACCCTGCCCCGGTACATCGCGGCGACCCGGCCGGGCTCCCGCCAGCACGTGGCGGAGGCGGACCTCGGGCTCCTCGCGCTGGTCGAGGAACACCTTCCGCTGCCGGAGGGCGCCGGGATCACCGTGCACGGCGCCGATGCCCGGCAGTGGCTGGAGGCGGCGCCCACGGGGTCGGCGGACCTGGTGATCGGGGATGTCTTCGGCGGCTCACGGGTGCCGGCGCACCTGACCTCCGTCGAGTACGCGCGGGAGGTCGAGCGGGTACTGCGGCAGGGCGGCTGCTACGCGGCGAACCTCGCCGACGGGGCCCCGTTCGCTTTCCTGCGGCCGCAGTTGACCACCTTCGCGGCCGTGTTCGAGGAGATCGCGCTGATCGCCGAGCCCGCGGTGCTGCGGGGCCGGCGGTTCGGCAACGTCGTGCTCGTCGCCTCGCACGCGCCCGTCGACACCGCCGGGCTGGCCCGCCGGACGGCGGCGGACGCGTTCCCGGCGCGGGTGGAGCACGGGGCCGCGCTCGCCCG is a window encoding:
- the tuf gene encoding elongation factor Tu, translating into MSKTAYVRTKPHLNIGTMGHVDHGKTTLTAAITKVLSERGTGTFVPFDRIDRAPEEARRGITINIAHVEYETDTRHYAHVDMPGHADYVKNMVTGAAQLDGAILVVSALDGIMPQTAEHVLLARQVGVDHIVVALNKADAGDDELTDLVELEVRELLTAHGYGGDSVPVVRVSGLKALEGDPRWTGAVEALLDAVDTYVPMPVRYVEAPFLMPVENVLTITGRGTVVTGAVERGTVRVGDRVQVLGAGTETVVTGLETFGKPMESAQAGDNVALLLRGVPRDAVRRGHVVAEPGSVRPRRRFTAQVYVLAQREGGRATPVSTGYRPQFYIRTADVVGDVDLGEAAVVRPGETVTMTVTLGRDVPLEAGLGFAIREGGRTVGAGTVTEVL
- a CDS encoding fused MFS/spermidine synthase; the encoded protein is MNEPIPVLRAVDGGTAKLMPDVDRDRAWLLTVDGAPQSYVDLDEPTHLEFEYARRLAHVVDRVGDEGAPLDVVHLGGGALTLPRYIAATRPGSRQHVAEADLGLLALVEEHLPLPEGAGITVHGADARQWLEAAPTGSADLVIGDVFGGSRVPAHLTSVEYAREVERVLRQGGCYAANLADGAPFAFLRPQLTTFAAVFEEIALIAEPAVLRGRRFGNVVLVASHAPVDTAGLARRTAADAFPARVEHGAALARFTGDAAVVRDVDAVASPEPPGGAFGIG